Genomic window (Hypnocyclicus thermotrophus):
GTTGAAGAATCAATAAAAAAATTAATAGAAATAATAAAGAGAAAAGAAAAGGAGGAAAAATGAATAAAATAGGAAATAAGAAAAAAATGTATGATGAATTAATAGAAAAAATACCTAATAAATACATATTAACGATAGTAGCAGGTAGAAGAGGAAGAAATTTATTAAGAGGTGAAAAACCAGTAGTAAAAGTAGGACCAAAATCGACTATGGTTCAAACAGTATTCAAAGAAATTTTAAAGGATAAAATTAATTATGTGCAAAATCCACCAGAAAAAGAGAATAAAAATGAGACAAGTGAAAGCAAATAAAATCCTTATAATATTCTTATTAATTTTATTTATAGGATGTGGAAATGAAGTAAAAAAATATGAAAAGACAGAATTTGCATTTGGGACATTAATCAAAATAATAATTTATGAAAAAGATACTAAATTAGCTGAAAAGGCTGCAAATAAAGCTTTTGAAGAAATAAAGCGAATAGATAGCAATTATAACACTAAAGTAGAAAATAGTTTGTTTTATAAATTAAATAATTCTAAAAATAAAAAGATAGAATTAGATGAAGAAGGGAAATTTTTAATAAATAAAGTATTAGAAGTATCTAAAGAAACAGATGGAATGTATGATATTACGGTAGAGCCATTATTGAAATTATGGGGATTTTATAATAAAAAAAATAAATTAAAAGTTCCGACAAAAGAAGAATTAAAAAATACTTTGAAAATAGTAAATTATAAAAATATTATTATAGAGGATAATATAATTTATTTGAAAAATAAAAAACAAACAATAGATACAGGTTCGTTTTTAAAAGGATATGCTATTTATAAAGCAAGAGAAATATTAAAAAAAGAAGGAATAAAATCTGCATTTATATCTGCTTTGTCAAGTATAGAACTTATAGGAGATAAAGAAGGGAAAAAATGGAAAATAGGACTTCAAAATCCGAATAATCCAAGTGAAATATTAAAGATACTTTTGATAAAAGATAGAGCAATAGGAGTATCAGGAGATTATCAAACATATGTAGAAATAGATGGTAAGAGATATCATCATATTATAAGTCCTAAAACTGGATATCCTAGTGATGAAAATAAAATGCTAGTTATTGTAAGCAATAATGCCTTTCTTTCTGATATGTATTCTACAGCACTTTTTTCATTTAATTATAAAAAAATATTTGATTTTATTAGTAAATATAATAATATAGAAGCTTTTGTAGTAGATAAAAATAATGATATACATATAAGCAAAGGTTTAAAAGAAAATATAATTGAACCTTAAAAAAATCTTAAAATCAAACAAATATAACTTGAATATATTCAAAAAATGTACTATAATTTATAATGGTATGTATTCTATTTTTTGAGGTAAAATAATGAGACTAAAATTTCGAGAAGAAGATGTGCAAAATTTGTTAGACAATATAAATATAGTAGATGTAGTTTCTGAATATGTTTCATTACAAAAAACAGGGGCTAATTATAAAGGATTGTGTCCTTTTCATCAAGATAGGAATCCATCTTTTATGATTAGTCCTTCTAAAAATATATCTAAATGTTTTGTATGCGGAAAAGGCGGAAATCCCATTACTTTTTATAAAGAATATCATAAAATAAGTTATGAAGAAGCAGTATTAGAACTCGCTAAAAAATATAATGTGAATATAAAAGTGATCGGAAAATATAATAAAATTAATGAAAAAAATAGTATTTATTATAAAATATTAAATGAAGCTTTAGAATTTTATAAAGAAAATATATTTAAAAATAGTGGAAGAAATGCTTTAGATTATCTATATAAAAGAGGATTTAGTGTTGATTTTATAAAGAAACATAATATTGGATATTCATTAAGCGAATGGAATAGTTTATATGAATACTTGTTAAATAAGTCTTATAACTTAGAAGATATAAAAGCTGTAGGACTTATTAAGCAGGGGGAAAATGGATATTATGATACGTTTAGAGATAGAATTATGTTTCCAATATATTCTGTTTCAGGAAATATAATAGGTTTTGGCGGAAGAATATTAGAAGATAGAAAAGATGTTGCAAAATATTTAAACTCACCAGAAACAGTTGTATTTAATAAAGGTAAAAATCTTTATGGAATAGAAGAAAAAGGTCTTGAAATAAAAAAGAAAAATTATGCTATTCTTATGGAAGGATATATGGATGTACTTAGAGCTAAAAGTTTTGGATTTAATACAGCTATAGCCTCGCTTGGGACATCACTTACAGAAAATCAAGCAAAATTATTAAAAAAATTCACATCTAATATAATAATAGCATATGATATGGATAACGCAGGACAAGAAGCTACTGAAAGAGCGATAATGTTATTAAAAGCCAATAATTTTAATATAAAAGTTGTGTCATATAAAGATGCAAAAGATCCTGATGAATTATTAACAAAATTTGGTAAATCTAAATTTTTAGAAGCAATAAAAGAATCAAAAGAAGATTTCCAGTTTTTATATGAAAAATATATAAATTTATACAATATAAATGATATATCAGGCAAAAAAAAGTTTGTAGAACATTTTAAAGAATTTTTTCAAAATATAAATAGTGAATTAGAGAAAAATTTATATATAGAAAAGTTTTCTAAACAAATAGATATAGAAATAGACGCATTAAAAAGTATACTTATAGATAAGAATAAAAAGAACAAAAAATATAGAACAGAGATAAAAAATAATTTTATAGAAAATAGAAAAATAAAAAAAAGAGATAAAATAGAAGAAGATTTAATAAGAGTATTTTTTTTAAAGAAAGAATACATAAATTATTTTAAGTCATATGAATTTAAAGATGAGGAATTTAATTTGATAAAAAATTATTTATTAAAAGATAATAAAGGATTGAAGCAGATTTTAAATTCTAGTGAATTTAGTGAAGAAAATAAAAAAGAAATATTAGATATAGTAAATCTTAATTTTAAACTTTCAAGTGAGGAAGAAAAAGAAAAGTTTTTTCTAGATACACTTATTGCATTTATTCGTAGAGAGTTAAAAGAAAGAATGAAAAAGATTAGAAAAAATAATGATACAATGAGTTATTTTAAATTAAAAATAGAGTTTGAAAAATTAAAAAATATTCAAACAAAAGATGAAATCCTAAAATTTTATAATCAATATTTATTAATGATAGATTAAGGAGGAAGCAGGATAATGAGAGAGTTTATAAAAAATGAAAAAGTTCTTGCTTTAGTAAAAAAAGCAATGGAAAAAGGCAAGATATCTTATGAAGAAATAAATGAAGAGTTGCCAGATAGTTTTCCTGCGGAACAAATTGAAAAATTAATTGAAGGAATGGAAAAACAAGGAATAAAAATAATTTCTAGTAAAGATAAAAAGAAAAAATTAGAAAAAGAAAACAAACTAGAAAAAGTTAAAAAATTAAAAGATAAAATAGAAGAAGATGAAAAAGTAGAAGAAAAAATTGTAGAAATAACTGATGAAGATGATGAAGATTTTAATTTTGAAGAAGAATTAGAAGAATTAGAAAAATTGGAAAATGATGCAATATCTTTAGGTAGCGGAATAGATATGGTAGATGAACCTATAAAAATGTACCTTAGAGAAATAGGTCAAATTCCATTATTAACTCATGAACAAGAAATAAAACTTGCTAAAGGTGCTGCTGAAGGAGATGAGTATTGTAAACAACAACTTATTGAAGCAAATTTAAGACTTGTTGTAAGTATAGCTAAAAAGCATACAAATAGAGGATTAAAACTTTTAGATCTTATTCAAGAAGGAAATATGGGACTTATGAAAGCAGTTGAAAAATTTGAATATCAAAAAGGATATAAATTTTCAACATATGCAACTTGGTGGATACGTCAAGCTATAACTAGAGCTATTGCTGATCAAGGTAGAACTATAAGAATTCCAGTACATATGATAGAAACTATAAATAAAATAAAAAAAGCAAGTAGGATATATCTTCAAGAAACAGGAAAAGAAGCAACACCAGAGGTTTTAGCTAAAAGACTTAATATGGAAATGGAAAAAGTAAAACAAATATTAGAAATGAATCAAGATCCAATATCACTTGAAACACCTGTTGGAAGTGAAGAAGATAGTGAACTTGGAGATTTTGTAGAAGATAATAAAATATTAAGCCCTTATGAAGAAGCTAATAGAAATTTATTAAAAGACCAATTGAGTGAAGTATTAAAAACTTTAAGTGATAGAGAAGAAAAAGTATTAAGATTTAGATATGGACTTGATGATGGATGCCCTAGAACCTTAGAAGAAGTAGGGAAAATATTTAAAGTAACAAGAGAGAGAATAAGACAAATAGAAGTAAAAGCACTTAGAAAATTGAGACATCCAAGTAGAAGAAAAAAACTAGAAGATTTTAGAAGCTAAAAGGCGCAAAAAATTTGTGCCTTTTATTAATTTAAAAAAGGAAAAAAGAGTATTTTAAATAATAATATAAAAGAAAATTATAGATAAAGGGGAGATAAGAGATGATAAATATAGAGGAAATAATAAAGAAAAAGCAGATAAAACAATCAGAATTTGAAGATTTTATGGAAAAATGTGAATTCTCAGAAAAAGAATATTGTGAAATAATAGATAAGATTGTAGAATCAAATGTAGAAATAATACGAGATGAAGATAACTTTTCTGAAAAAGAAGAAGAAAATATTTTTTCTTTTTCAGAAAATTATTATACACAAGATATACTAAATCAATATTTTCATGATATATCTAATTATGAATTACTTAATAAAGAAGAAGAAAGAAACATTTTAAGAAAGGCTAAAAATGGAGATAAAGAAGCAAAAGAAAAAATAATTACATCAAATCTAAGGCTTGTGGCTAAAATAGCATTACATTATAGTAGAGCTGGAGTATACTATTTAGATCTTATTCAAGAAGGGACAATTGGGCTTATAAATGCTATTGATAAATTTGATTTATCTAAAAACTATAAATTTTCAACATATGCTACATGGTGGATAAAAAAAGAAATTATTGATGCCCTAAAAAAAAGAGTAAATATGATAAAAATACCAAATTATATTTTTTTATCACATAAAAAAATTAGTATATTTGAAAATGATTATTTAAATAAGCATAATAAAAAACCTGAAATAAAAGAGATAGCAGAAGCTTTAAATATGAGTGAAGAAGAAATATTAAAAGTAAAAAATGCTATAGATATGAATATGATAGATATGAAAGTAGAAACAAGCAAAGAAAGTGATGAACATTATGATATAAAAGATTATAGTACAATAGAAGAAATAGATAAAGATATGGAAAAATTATTAAAACAGAAAAAAATATCTACTTTATTAAAAAAATTAAATAATAGAGAAAAAAAAATAATAGAAATGTATTATGGATTATCTGTAGAAGGTAGATTTACATTTAAAGAAATAGGAAGTGAATTAAATATATCAGCAGAAAGAGTAAGAGTATTAAAAGAAAGAGCTTTAAATAAATTGAAATATGTAGGAGAAAGACTTTGGGAGGAATAATGATACTAAAAGATATAATAAATATATTAGAAAAAAAATATCCTAAGTATTTAGCTGAAGAATGGGATAATGTAGGACTTTTAGTAGGGAATGAAAAAAGAGAAATAAAAAAAATACAAATTTCTTTAGACGTAACAGAAAATACAATAGAAAATGCTATAAGAAATAATGTAGATTTAATAATTTCACATCATCCTTTTATTTTTAATGGAATAAAACAAATAAATACAAATAGTATATTAGGTAATAAAATAATACAACTTATAAAAAATGATATAGCTGTTTATTCTATGCATACAAATTTAGACTCTGCTAAATATGGATTAAATGATTTTATTTGTAAAAAATTAAAAGTAGAAAACAGTAAAATAATTTCGGAAAATATTGTGAATCTATATAAAATAAAATTTGAATATAATGAAAAAATATTAAAAAAATTAGAAAAATATAATTTTTTTAATAAAAAAAATAATGTACAAACTATAGAGATTTTTGATACAATAGAAAATATAAATAAAGTTGTTTCTTTATTAAATTCATTTAGTATAACTTATGAATTATTAAAATTAGAAAACAAGTTAAAATTGAATACTGGATTAGGAAGAATTTATAATTTAAAAAAAGAAATTAGATTATTAGATTATATAGAGATAATTAAAGAAAAACTTGATATAAAAAATGTACGAGTGGTCTATAATGAAAATAAGTTTATAAAAAAAATAGCTATTGTAAATGGAAGTGGAATGTCATTTTTAAAAAAAGCAAAAAAAGAAAAAGTAGATTTATTTATAACAGGAGATATAAAATATCATGAAGCTTTAGATTGTTTTGAAGAAGGATTTTCTCTTGTAGATATAGGTCATTATGAAAGTGAGCATTTTTTTAATGAATTGATTTTAGATGATTTAAAAGAAACGAAGTTAGAGATTATAATATTTAATGATAGAAAAATTTTTAATTATTTATAGAGGAGTCTATTATATGCTAAAGAAGTTGTTTTTT
Coding sequences:
- the rpoZ gene encoding DNA-directed RNA polymerase subunit omega encodes the protein MNKIGNKKKMYDELIEKIPNKYILTIVAGRRGRNLLRGEKPVVKVGPKSTMVQTVFKEILKDKINYVQNPPEKENKNETSESK
- a CDS encoding FAD:protein FMN transferase, which gives rise to MRQVKANKILIIFLLILFIGCGNEVKKYEKTEFAFGTLIKIIIYEKDTKLAEKAANKAFEEIKRIDSNYNTKVENSLFYKLNNSKNKKIELDEEGKFLINKVLEVSKETDGMYDITVEPLLKLWGFYNKKNKLKVPTKEELKNTLKIVNYKNIIIEDNIIYLKNKKQTIDTGSFLKGYAIYKAREILKKEGIKSAFISALSSIELIGDKEGKKWKIGLQNPNNPSEILKILLIKDRAIGVSGDYQTYVEIDGKRYHHIISPKTGYPSDENKMLVIVSNNAFLSDMYSTALFSFNYKKIFDFISKYNNIEAFVVDKNNDIHISKGLKENIIEP
- the dnaG gene encoding DNA primase, with protein sequence MRLKFREEDVQNLLDNINIVDVVSEYVSLQKTGANYKGLCPFHQDRNPSFMISPSKNISKCFVCGKGGNPITFYKEYHKISYEEAVLELAKKYNVNIKVIGKYNKINEKNSIYYKILNEALEFYKENIFKNSGRNALDYLYKRGFSVDFIKKHNIGYSLSEWNSLYEYLLNKSYNLEDIKAVGLIKQGENGYYDTFRDRIMFPIYSVSGNIIGFGGRILEDRKDVAKYLNSPETVVFNKGKNLYGIEEKGLEIKKKNYAILMEGYMDVLRAKSFGFNTAIASLGTSLTENQAKLLKKFTSNIIIAYDMDNAGQEATERAIMLLKANNFNIKVVSYKDAKDPDELLTKFGKSKFLEAIKESKEDFQFLYEKYINLYNINDISGKKKFVEHFKEFFQNINSELEKNLYIEKFSKQIDIEIDALKSILIDKNKKNKKYRTEIKNNFIENRKIKKRDKIEEDLIRVFFLKKEYINYFKSYEFKDEEFNLIKNYLLKDNKGLKQILNSSEFSEENKKEILDIVNLNFKLSSEEEKEKFFLDTLIAFIRRELKERMKKIRKNNDTMSYFKLKIEFEKLKNIQTKDEILKFYNQYLLMID
- the rpoD gene encoding RNA polymerase sigma factor RpoD, with the protein product MREFIKNEKVLALVKKAMEKGKISYEEINEELPDSFPAEQIEKLIEGMEKQGIKIISSKDKKKKLEKENKLEKVKKLKDKIEEDEKVEEKIVEITDEDDEDFNFEEELEELEKLENDAISLGSGIDMVDEPIKMYLREIGQIPLLTHEQEIKLAKGAAEGDEYCKQQLIEANLRLVVSIAKKHTNRGLKLLDLIQEGNMGLMKAVEKFEYQKGYKFSTYATWWIRQAITRAIADQGRTIRIPVHMIETINKIKKASRIYLQETGKEATPEVLAKRLNMEMEKVKQILEMNQDPISLETPVGSEEDSELGDFVEDNKILSPYEEANRNLLKDQLSEVLKTLSDREEKVLRFRYGLDDGCPRTLEEVGKIFKVTRERIRQIEVKALRKLRHPSRRKKLEDFRS
- a CDS encoding sigma-70 family RNA polymerase sigma factor, whose amino-acid sequence is MINIEEIIKKKQIKQSEFEDFMEKCEFSEKEYCEIIDKIVESNVEIIRDEDNFSEKEEENIFSFSENYYTQDILNQYFHDISNYELLNKEEERNILRKAKNGDKEAKEKIITSNLRLVAKIALHYSRAGVYYLDLIQEGTIGLINAIDKFDLSKNYKFSTYATWWIKKEIIDALKKRVNMIKIPNYIFLSHKKISIFENDYLNKHNKKPEIKEIAEALNMSEEEILKVKNAIDMNMIDMKVETSKESDEHYDIKDYSTIEEIDKDMEKLLKQKKISTLLKKLNNREKKIIEMYYGLSVEGRFTFKEIGSELNISAERVRVLKERALNKLKYVGERLWEE
- a CDS encoding Nif3-like dinuclear metal center hexameric protein codes for the protein MILKDIINILEKKYPKYLAEEWDNVGLLVGNEKREIKKIQISLDVTENTIENAIRNNVDLIISHHPFIFNGIKQINTNSILGNKIIQLIKNDIAVYSMHTNLDSAKYGLNDFICKKLKVENSKIISENIVNLYKIKFEYNEKILKKLEKYNFFNKKNNVQTIEIFDTIENINKVVSLLNSFSITYELLKLENKLKLNTGLGRIYNLKKEIRLLDYIEIIKEKLDIKNVRVVYNENKFIKKIAIVNGSGMSFLKKAKKEKVDLFITGDIKYHEALDCFEEGFSLVDIGHYESEHFFNELILDDLKETKLEIIIFNDRKIFNYL